One Oryzias melastigma strain HK-1 unplaced genomic scaffold, ASM292280v2 sc00908, whole genome shotgun sequence DNA window includes the following coding sequences:
- the LOC112140071 gene encoding NEDD8 has translation MLIKVKTLTGKEIEIDIEPTDKVERIKERVEEKEGIPPQQQRLIYSGKQM, from the exons atgctGATTAAAGTAAAG ACGCTCACTGGCAAGGAGATAGAGATCGACATAGAGCCAACAGATAAG GTGGAGCGAATTAAGGAAAGAGTGGAGGAGAAAGAGGGGATCCCTCCTCAACAACAGAGGTTAATCTACAGTGGAAAACAGATGTAA